In Haematobia irritans isolate KBUSLIRL chromosome 1, ASM5000362v1, whole genome shotgun sequence, a genomic segment contains:
- the LOC142221084 gene encoding uncharacterized protein LOC142221084, which translates to MEDMREIIKTLPDFEDDVPMSDEEREILENNVAPVLREPLPAIEQVPDVGMTPVVASSQEVVPTQKVVPPSGADTAPAEVSATKAAESSSSPTGTAQRNSDSSPKLHLNNCVLCRRKHNLRSCRRFLKMRLEQRLRTVVLHRVCSNCLGRSHMRSTCNSRERCRECGESHHTLLHSFDQQQRPSAPSSDLSKRKSNSSPSVNSSAYCITSATPIFSPLLVLQPTVTLGPTIVLILVLSGRRIPVRAVLDPCAGYSMICSSLAQSLRLTSAMTAQNAFCPLIVVSRHNAENKLIFSARVTDLSRVVTPSASAPDSIREQFECLQLADPVFYRPSGVGLVLGPDVYARVIKPQMFSSPGFPLAQLTIFGWVISGQCQP; encoded by the coding sequence ATGGAAGATATGAGGGAAATTATTAAGACTCTCCCTGATTTCGAAGATGACGTCCCGATGTCCGATGAGGAAAGAgagattttagaaaataatgttGCACCGGTTCTTCGCGAGCCGTTACCAGCCATCGAGCAGGTCCCTGACGTCGGGATGACCCCAGTCGTCGCCTCTTCACAAGAGGTAGTACCGACACAAAAAGTTGTCCCTCCGTCGGGGGCTGATACGGCTCCAGCTGAAGTATCTGCAACTAAGGCAGCAGAATCTTCGTCTTCCCCTACGGGGACTGCCCAAAGAAATTCGGACTCGAGCCCAAAGCTTCATTTAAACAATTGTGTGTTATGCAGGCGGAAGCATAATCTACGGTCGTGCCGCAGGTTCTTGAAAATGCGGTTGGAGCAAAGGCTGCGCACCGTAGTTCTTCATCGGGTGTGCTCCAACTGTCTGGGCAGGTCACACATGCGGTCGACCTGCAATAGTCGCGAAAGGTGTCGCGAATGCGGAGAGAGCCACCATACGCTTCTGCACTCCTTCGACCAGCAACAACGTCCTTCCGCTCCATCGTCCGATTTGTCTAAGAGAAAGTCAAATTCAAGTCCGTCCGTTAATTCGTCCGCGTACTGCATTACAAGTGCTACCCCCATATTTAGTCCGTTGTTAGTTTTGCAACCAACTGTTACGCTTGGTCCTACTATTGTGTTGATACTCGTCTTGTCCGGTCGTCGAATTCCCGTCCGAGCTGTCCTCGACCCATGTGCGGGGTACAGTATGATATGCAGTAGTCTTGCCCAAAGCTTACGGCTTACTTCGGCAATGACAGCGCAGAACGCCTTTTGTCCGCTGATCGTCGTATCCCGGCACAACGcggaaaataaattgattttttccgcCCGGGTGACAGATTTATCCCGTGTGGTCACCCCATCGGCGTCGGCTCCAGACTCCATACGAGAGCAGTTTGAATGTCTCCAGCTGGCCGATCCAGTGTTTTATCGCCCTTCCGGGGTGGGGTTGGTCCTGGGGCCCGACGTATACGCAAGGGTTATTAAGCCTCAAATGTTTTCGAGTCCGGGATTCCCCTTGGCGCAGCTGACGATATTCGGCTGGGTGATTTCAGGGCAGTGTCAACCATGA
- the LOC142225543 gene encoding uncharacterized protein LOC142225543 produces MPVNTFARFIRAADAVGKFGTRVSSLKEENLDVYSLRPQVEEAKSLWEKVKERYEECLDDLQEDSDKGKVESADGKYEATYDAYIRIVSSIERKIDGLKAVPRASTPIQQADVADISARSGNVDVSGNSLLLGVDHGAVHSLALPPCDIEVFDGDFQSWPTFRDLFTAVYVKNSRLSDIERLCHLLKKTSGDAREVVRRFPLTDRSFELAWRTLKETYDNLRILVSNQLKLLFDLPVLDTETSSGLKNLQRGINACISAMAVNNVPTNDWDPILIYLCVQRLPKISVTLWEQGISDKSALSSWVDMDRFLTERIQTLTCLRDLKGIDASKKTDGRKLRTHFTNAAPKSSPSRSRNSQYTSHSSRDSVDKMCVLCPRQSHHLRVCPRFRNLSVNDRLTAVKRYRCCFNCLSRRHDVNNCATSRSCEKCQGRHHTLLHRDSYHSTNVATTSSTVSAARPTDSSGLIDPQPSTSSGIVSGTSARQVFHVSQNRSVLLGTAMVNIVHQGMTYPARALIDPASEASFITEKMQKLLRISITSATSSISGVNQSVSITSRGICPLSIGSPIDGSVLVEATALVLPKISGNLPSFQVSRNYMSRLPNLRLADPNLFDSRPVDLLLGADVYPRIILQGVRSGILGSLIAQQTVFGWLITGSIPTSNVTVFSTTVEFMEEDGLDKTLLRFWELEDLPRRAICSPADKFCEENFKNTTYRDSDGRYVVTLPIKPELKGQVLLGHSRTSCLKQFIRGEASLLRKPETKLMYDGVIKEYLDLQHMRPVSSTSPADQTVCYLPHHPVINPDKLTSKLRVVFNASHKTSNGKSLNDILYVGPTLQLELMYRQIRVKSAHTSLQRIVFRDSPQKDAQDYELQTVTFGVNCAPYLAIRTLLQLADDSEDDYPHAAHILRRCMYVDDVLTGYHDVDTAVESRDQLIRVLSSAKFELRKWTSNELAILESLPADHLVDAKLLEFVEASSSKPLGIRWNAQLDLFYFEMKPIERKSRFTKREVLSAIARLFDPVGWLGPVIIVAKIIMQQVWLDKIGWDESLPLQTERQWRKFVETYQDVNHVLIPRWVNYSTDCEVELHVFSDASEKAYAGVVYVRVVTPQGHIFTHLLSCKTKVAPIKSISLPRLELCGAVLASELYKSIARELDIEFRRVYCWTDSTIVRSWLRKTPSTWSTFVANRVCRIQENTGGQNWYHVRSEDNPADLGSRGVSPAELAVSSLWWHGPEWLCSDSSQWDINDFTPLETDVEVRAVRTHASFFTNYEDILERFSSLDRALRVIAYIFRFYHRTHYSHASRNVYHGTTLTATELKAVRLRLAVLSQRAHYPDEYYCLREKKPLGSRSSLLSLNPFLDEEGVMRLNGRLSRCPTLSYSERHPIIVPYNSRFARLLVKYVHDISIHGGNQLVLRLIRIEYWIPRLTSLIRSTINRCKRCLLDRKKSCTQIMAALPPERTVLTRPFTTTGVDFAGPFEIKSFIGRACKITKGYVCVFVCFSTKAIHLEATSDLSTTTFLAAFHRFISRRGCPKTIFSDNGTNFVGASREMEKDLRCVFKEGRDKVCSAYQFQQLSWQFIPAGAPHMGGLWEAAVKSFKTHFRKHASGFKFTFEEFSTVLSRIEACLNSRPLCPMSESSQELVALTPGHFLVGSPILAPPEQLEEESPLHLVHRFRKMKALSQQFCLRWKEEYLKSLQKRYKWKFPQRDIEVGDLVVIRDEQLPPTSWKLGRVDDVHPGSDGRVRVADVRTANGVVRRPVVKLVILTE; encoded by the exons atgccAGTTAATACATTCGCGCGATTCATTAGAGCCGCTGATGCGGTTGGGAAGTTTGGGACACGGGTTAGCTCTTTGAAGGAGGAGAATTTAGATGTTTATTCTCTAAGGCCTCAGGTCGAAGAGGCGAAATCACTCTGGGAGAAAGTGAAAGAGAGGTATGAGGAGTGTTTAGACGATCTTCAGGAGGATTCAGATAAGGGAAAGGTAGAATCTGCTGACGGCAAGTATGAGGCAACTTATGATGCCTATATTCGTATTGTTTCCTCTATCGAAAGGAAAATAGACGGTCTAAAAGCCGTTCCTAGGGCGTCAACTCCTATACAGCAGGCCGATGTGGCGGATATTTCTGCTCGTTCTGGTAATGTGGATGTATCGGGAAATTCTCTTTTGTTAGGTGTTGACCATGGTGCGGTCCATAGTTTGGCTTTACCACCATGCGATATTGAGGTTTTCGATGGTGACTTTCAGTCTTGGCCAACATTTAGGGATTTGTTTACTGctgtttatgtaaaaaattcccGTCTGAGTGATATTGAGCGCTTGTGTCATTTGCTCAAAAAGACTAGTGGCGACGCCCGTGAAGTTGTAAGAAGATTTCCTCTCACTGATAGGAGTTTCGAGTTAGCTTGGAGGACGTTAAAGGAAACTTATGACAACTTGAGAATTTTAGTCAGCAATCAGTTGAAACTACTTTTTGACCTTCCGGTCTTAGACACTGAGACAAGTTCTGGGTTGAAGAACTTGCAGCGTGGTATAAATGCATGTATTTCGGCGATGGCTGTGAATAACGTTCCTACGAACGATTGGGAtccgattttgatatatttgtgtGTGCAACGTCTACCGAAGATTAGTGTTACTTTGTGGGAACAGGGTATAAGTGATAAGTCTGCGTTGTCGTCTTGGGTGGACATGGATCGTTTTCTTACGGAAAGGATTCAGACACTCACGTGTCTCCGCGATTTGAAGGGTATCGATGCTTCGAAGAAAACTGATGGCAGGAAACTGCGAACGCATTTTACGAATGCAGCTCCGAAATCTTCGCCATCTAGGTCGCGTAATTCGCAATACACTTCTCATTCTTCTAGAGATTCCGTCGATAAGATGTGTGTTCTTTGTCCACGACAAAGCCATCATCTTCGTGTTTGTCCGAGATTTAGGAATCTTTCTGTGAATGATCGGTTGACTGCAGTGAAACGGTACCGCTGTTGTTTCAATTGTCTATCTCGTAGACATGACGTTAACAACTGTGCTACATCTCGCAGTTGTGAGAAGTGTCAAGGAAGGCATCATACTTTGCTTCATCGAGATTCTTACCATTCTACGAATGTGGCGACTACGTCCTCGACAGTTTCGGCCGCTCGTCCTACGGATTCTAGCGGTTTGATTGATCCGCAGCCTTCCACTTCGTCTGGAATTGTGTCTGGCACTTCGGCCAGGCAAGTATTTCATGTTTCCCAGAACAGGTCGGTACTATTAGGGACGGCTATGGTGAACATCGTTCATCAGGGTATGACGTACCCAGCTCGGGCTCTTATTGACCCAGCATCGGAAGCCTCCTTTATTACcgaaaaaatgcaaaagttgCTTAGGATTTCGATAACGAGTGCGACGTCTTCGATATCGGGCGTGAATCAATCGGTTTCGATAACTTCTCGCGGTATTTGCCCTCTGAGTATAGGGTCACCCATAGATGGATCGGTCTTGGTAGAGGCGACTGCGTTGGTCCTGCCTAAGATTTCTGGGAATTTACCGTCTTTCCAAGTGAGTCGGAATTATATGTCACGTTTGCCTAATTTACGTTTAGCTGATCCTAATCTGTTCGATAGTCGTCCGGTTGATCTATTGTTGGGGGCAGACGTGTATCCCAGAATTATATTACAGGGGGTTCGgtctggtattttaggatcgTTGATTGCTCAACAGACAGTCTTCGGTTGGCTCATTACTGGTTCAATTCCCACTTCTAATGTGACGGTTTTTTCAACGACTGTTGAATTTATGGAAGAAGATGGTCTTGACAAGACTCTTCTTCGGTTTTGGGAATTAGAGGACTTACCAAGACGGGCAATTTGTTCTCCCGCagataaattttgtgaagaaaattttaagaataccaCATATAGGGATTCCGATGGAAGATACGTAGTGACTCTTCCGATAAAACCCGAATTAAAGGGACAAGTTTTGCTTGGACATTCGCGGACAAGTTGTTTGAAGCAGTTTATTCGTGGTGAGGCTTCGCTTTTACGAAAGCCTGAAACAAAATTAATGTATGACGGGGTGATTAAAGAATATTTGGACTTGCAACATATGAGACCAGTGTCGTCGACTTCTCCTGCAGATCAAACTGTGTGTTATTTGCCACACCACCCGGTAATCAATCCGGACAAATTGACGTCCAAACTTCGAGTTGTCTTTAATGCTTCGCATAAGACCTCAAATGGTAAAAGTCTGAACGACATTCTTTATGTGGGACCCACATTACAATTGGAATTG atgtaccgccaaattagggtaaagTCGGCCCATACTTCTCTGCAGCGAATCGTCTTTAGGGACTCCCCACAAAAAGATGCACAAGACTATGAGCTGCAGACCGTGACATTTGGAGTGAATTGTGCTCCCTATTTAGCCATACGGACGTTATTGCAATTGGCCGATGACTCCGAAGATGACTATCCCCACGCGGCACATATTCTACGAAGGTGCATGTACGTGGATGATGTTTTGACAGGATACCATGACGTGGATACTGCTGTTGAATCTAGGGACCAATTGATTAGAGTACTATCATCGGCAAAGTTCGAACTGAGGAAGTGGACTTCTAATGAGCTAGCCATTTTAGAATCGCTTCCGGCTGACCATTTGGTTGACGCCAAATTACTGGAGTTTGTTGAGGCCAGTAGTTCGAAACCGTTGGGCATTAGGTGGAATGCGCAGTtagacttgttttattttgagaTGAAACCGATTGAGCGAAAATCTCGGTTTACGAAGAGAGAGGTTTTATCGGCTATAGCTAGGCTATTTGACCCTGTTGGCTGGCTGGGGCCAGTTATTATAGTGGCGAAGATAATTATGCAACAGGTTTGGTTGGATAAGATAGGATGGGACGAGTCTCTTCCGTTACAAACTGAGCGACAATGGCGAAAGTTTGTCGAGACCTATCAGGATGTGAATCACGTTCTTATTCCTCGATGGGTCAATTACTCCACAGACTGTGAGgtagaattacatgttttttccgACGCCTCGGAAAAAGCATACGCGGGGGTAGTATATGTTCGTGTGGTTACGCCGCAGGGACATATCTTCACCCATTTGCTATCTTGTAAGACTAAGGTAGCCCCCATCAAATCTATATCTTTGCCACGTTTGGAGCTTTGTGGGGCAGTTTTGGCCTCAGAACTTTACAAGTCTATAGCCAGGGAGTTAGATATTGAATTTCGACGTGTTTATTGTTGGACGGATTCTACGATCGTCCGCTCTTGGCTTCGAAAGACGCCATCTACGTGGTCTACTTTCGTTGCGAATCGCGTATGTAGGATTCAGGAGAATACTGGGGGACAGAATTGGTACCATGTTCGCTCTGAGGACAATCCGGCCGACTTGGGAAGTCGCGGAGTGTCGCCTGCAGAGTTGGCGGTTTCGTCGCTTTGGTGGCATGGACCAGAGTGGCTCTGCTCAGATAGTTCTCAGTGGGATATAAATGATTTCACCCCTCTTGAGACTGACGTTGAGGTACGGGCGGTCAGGACTCACGCATCATTTTTTACGAACTACGAGGACATTTTAGAGAGGTTTTCTTCGTTAGATAGGGCTCTACGAGTCATCGCATATATATTTAGGTTTTATCACAGGACCCATTATTCACATGCTAGTCGAAATGTGTATCACGGCACGACGTTGACGGCAACCGAATTAAAGGCAGTGAGATTACGTCTAGCTGTTCTTTCTCAAAGGGCTCATTATCCAGATGAGTACTATTGTTTGAGGGAAAAGAAACCGTTAGGTTCCAGGAGCTCGTTGTTGTCATTGAATCCATTCCTGGATGAGGAGGGGGTTATGAGGTTGAATGGTCGTTTGAGTAGGTGTCCTACCCTGTCGTATAGTGAGCGACATCCAATTATAGTGCCGTATAATAGTAGATTCGCTAGGTTACTAGTGAAATATGTTCACGACATATCTATTCACGGAGGGAACCAGTTGGTTCTACGTCTTATTCGGATTGAGTATTGGATTCCTCGTTTAACATCTTTGATTAGATCGACTATTAACCGGTGTAAACGGTGTCTGTTGGATAGGAAGAAGTCTTGTACGCAAATCATGGCGGCTCTCCCACCGGAGAGAACTGTACTTACCAGACCGTTTACTACGACTGGCGTTGATTTTGCGGGGCCTTTCGAAATTAAGTCATTTATAGGGCGCGCATGTAAGATAACAAAGGGTTATGTTTGCGTTTTTGTATGCTTTTCGACGAAGGCCATACACTTGGAAGCCACATCAGACTTGTCTACGACAACGTTTCTGGCCGCTTTTCACAGATTTATATCTCGACGCGGTTGTCCCAAGACCATTTTTTCGgataatggtacaaattttgtaGGCGCTTCACGCGAAATggaaaaggatttgagatgtgtTTTTAAAGAAGGACGTGATAAGGTGTGTTCCGCATACCAGTTTCAGCAGCTTTCCTGGCAGTTTATCCCTGCCGGGGCGCCACATATGGGTGGTCTCTGGGAAGCTGCTGTCAAAAGCTTCAAGACGCATTTTAGGAAGCATGCATCAGGattcaaatttacatttgaagagttttcgacTGTTCTTTCGAGAATTGAGGCTTGTTTAAATTCTAGGCCGTTGTGCCCAATGAGTGAAAGTTCTCAAGAATTGGTAGCACTTACGCCTggccattttttggtaggatcTCCGATCCTGGCGCCTCCTGAACAGTTAGAGGAGGAATCCCCACTTCATTTGGTACATCGATTTAGGAAAATGAAGGCGCTGTCGCAACAGTTCTGCTTACGGTGGAAAGAGGAATATTTGAAAAGCTTACAGAAAAGATATAAATGGAAATTTCCGCAGCGTGATATCGAAGTAGGGGACTTGGTAGTAATTCGTGATGAGCAATTGCCTCCTACATCGTGGAAGTTAGGTCGTGTGGATGACGTCCACCCGGGATCTGACGGTCGCGTTAGAGTTGCAGACGTGAGAACGGCAAACGGTGTTGTAAGACGACCGGTGGTAAAATTGGTCATACTGACCGAATAG
- the Tk gene encoding tachykinin isoform X2 has translation MANRQNQQSSKRRRQLVLSFWPPTSCIMMAVVFMVLLGGSGSTGVNALSGNRLQQQQLVGNEHGQDNSNSNNNGDGGVDNYIMQKSTTELVPSNGEILDDDDEIDLKENRIGDGLPRSQVHFRYPTLTMIKRAPGGFVGMRGKKSPYNDDPEDNDDAGGYTRLTFPWQQLSEAENDGDLIHWNDYAKMNGMRYKKAPTIVYGPRGNKFNMGNGDAYRWQQFLQKLDEESMRSMIMDDFMDSLVNDPLEVQNEITKRAPTGFTGLRGKRLPFREDEDETSPDMTLAGKRGLANTFVGVRGKKDVSHQTFKRSALGGSESSPAGGGAGSKRQRFHDFGNKFVAVRGKKNDVNGNDHEITSTLKGDIIGWSSLPSTSSLSSSYIQSSRGITGNEMRLLYGNNDKRAPTGFLGMRGKRQSLTTDDIQTSDN, from the exons ATGGCAAATAGACAAAACCAGCAATCGAGTAAACGACGACGACAACTAGTGCTTAGTTTTTGGCCACCAACATCATGCATTATGATGGCTGTAGTATTTATGGTCCTTTTAGGAGGTAGTGGAAGCACCGGCGTAAATGCTTTAAGCGGAAATCGGTTACAACAGCAGCAGTTGGTAGGAAACGAACATGGCCAGGATAATAGCAATAGCAACAATAATGGAGATGGAGGAGTAGATAATTATATTATg CAAAAATCGACTACGGAATTAGTTCCCAGTAATGGAGAAATCTTGGACGATGACGACGAAATAGATTTGAAAGAAAACAGGATCGGCGATGGTTTGCCAAGAAGCCAAGTACATTTTCG ATATCCTACTTTGACCATGATAAAAAGGGCACCCGGTGGATTTGTGGGAATGCGAGGTAAAAAGAGCCCCTACAATGATGACCCTGAAGACAATGATGATGCGGGTGGTTATACCCGTTTGACATTTCCCTGGCAACAATTGTCGGAAGCTGAGAATGACGGTGATCTAATTCATTGGAATGACTACGCCAAAATGAATGGCATGCGCTATAAAAAAGCTCCCACCATTGTCTATGGTCCACgtggcaacaaatttaatatggGCAATGGTGATGCCTATCGTTGGCAACAATTTCTCCAAAAACTCGATGAGGAAAGTATGCGTAGCATGATTATGGATGATTTCATGGATAGCCTCGTTAACGATCCTCTTGAAGTTCAAAATGAAATTACGAAAAGGGCTCCAACAGGATTTACCGGTCTACGAGGTAAACGATTACCGTTTCGGGAAGATGAAGATGAGACATCGCCAGATATGACTTTGGCTGGCAAACGAGGATTGGCCAATACTTTTGTCGGAGTACGAGGCAAGAAGGATGTGTCTCATCAAACCTTTAAGCGTTCTGCCCTAGGTGGTTCTGAG tcTTCACCTGCTGGTGGTGGTGCTGGCAGTAAACGTCAGAGATTTCATGATTTCGGTAATAAATTCGTTGCTGTACGAGGTAAAAAGAACGATGTGAATGGAAATGATCATGAAATAACATCGACCCTTAAGGGTGACATCATAGGATGGTCTTCATTACCTTCGACATCATCACTATCATCTTCTTATATTCAATCGAGTCGAGGCATAACAGGTAATGAAATGCGCCTTTTGTATGGAAACAACGACAAGCGTGCACCCACAGGCTTTTTGGGTATGAGAGGAAAAAGGCAGTCATTAACAACGG
- the Tk gene encoding tachykinin isoform X1 — MANRQNQQSSKRRRQLVLSFWPPTSCIMMAVVFMVLLGGSGSTGVNALSGNRLQQQQLVGNEHGQDNSNSNNNGDGGVDNYIMQKSTTELVPSNGEILDDDDEIDLKENRIGDGLPRSQVHFRYPTLTMIKRAPGGFVGMRGKKSPYNDDPEDNDDAGGYTRLTFPWQQLSEAENDGDLIHWNDYAKMNGMRYKKAPTIVYGPRGNKFNMGNGDAYRWQQFLQKLDEESMRSMIMDDFMDSLVNDPLEVQNEITKRAPTGFTGLRGKRLPFREDEDETSPDMTLAGKRGLANTFVGVRGKKDVSHQTFKRSALGGSERYFFDFWKKSSPAGGGAGSKRQRFHDFGNKFVAVRGKKNDVNGNDHEITSTLKGDIIGWSSLPSTSSLSSSYIQSSRGITGNEMRLLYGNNDKRAPTGFLGMRGKRQSLTTDDIQTSDN; from the exons ATGGCAAATAGACAAAACCAGCAATCGAGTAAACGACGACGACAACTAGTGCTTAGTTTTTGGCCACCAACATCATGCATTATGATGGCTGTAGTATTTATGGTCCTTTTAGGAGGTAGTGGAAGCACCGGCGTAAATGCTTTAAGCGGAAATCGGTTACAACAGCAGCAGTTGGTAGGAAACGAACATGGCCAGGATAATAGCAATAGCAACAATAATGGAGATGGAGGAGTAGATAATTATATTATg CAAAAATCGACTACGGAATTAGTTCCCAGTAATGGAGAAATCTTGGACGATGACGACGAAATAGATTTGAAAGAAAACAGGATCGGCGATGGTTTGCCAAGAAGCCAAGTACATTTTCG ATATCCTACTTTGACCATGATAAAAAGGGCACCCGGTGGATTTGTGGGAATGCGAGGTAAAAAGAGCCCCTACAATGATGACCCTGAAGACAATGATGATGCGGGTGGTTATACCCGTTTGACATTTCCCTGGCAACAATTGTCGGAAGCTGAGAATGACGGTGATCTAATTCATTGGAATGACTACGCCAAAATGAATGGCATGCGCTATAAAAAAGCTCCCACCATTGTCTATGGTCCACgtggcaacaaatttaatatggGCAATGGTGATGCCTATCGTTGGCAACAATTTCTCCAAAAACTCGATGAGGAAAGTATGCGTAGCATGATTATGGATGATTTCATGGATAGCCTCGTTAACGATCCTCTTGAAGTTCAAAATGAAATTACGAAAAGGGCTCCAACAGGATTTACCGGTCTACGAGGTAAACGATTACCGTTTCGGGAAGATGAAGATGAGACATCGCCAGATATGACTTTGGCTGGCAAACGAGGATTGGCCAATACTTTTGTCGGAGTACGAGGCAAGAAGGATGTGTCTCATCAAACCTTTAAGCGTTCTGCCCTAGGTGGTTCTGAG cgttatttttttgatttttggaaaaagtcTTCACCTGCTGGTGGTGGTGCTGGCAGTAAACGTCAGAGATTTCATGATTTCGGTAATAAATTCGTTGCTGTACGAGGTAAAAAGAACGATGTGAATGGAAATGATCATGAAATAACATCGACCCTTAAGGGTGACATCATAGGATGGTCTTCATTACCTTCGACATCATCACTATCATCTTCTTATATTCAATCGAGTCGAGGCATAACAGGTAATGAAATGCGCCTTTTGTATGGAAACAACGACAAGCGTGCACCCACAGGCTTTTTGGGTATGAGAGGAAAAAGGCAGTCATTAACAACGG